From the genome of Reyranella humidisoli:
CACGAGGCCGGCCGAAGCGCCGATCGACCAGACGAAATCCTCGAACAGCGACTTGTAATAAACCGCGTCGGCCGTAGTGCGCAGGTACTGCTCCGTTCCGATCAAGCCGGCTGCGGCGATCGAGTTGCGCACCATGAAGCCCTTGGTCGTATTGAGACGGACGTCACGGGTATCCCACAGAATCGTCTCGGAAACTTCGGAAACGACCTGCGTGCCCGAACTCTGCTGGATGAGCGGCGAGGCCCAGGGCTGGACGTTGTAGATGTCCGTCTGCCGGAGCGTATACCGGACGATCTGCCGGATATCCTCGGAGTAGGCCCAGCCGCCGCGCAGGGCAAAGCCCAGGCTGCGGTCGCTGTAGCTCGCGACCGACTGGCGATCATTCGACGTCCGGAAGAGGTCGAAACCGGCCGAGACCTGCCGATCCATGAAGTAGGGCTCGGTGAAACCCAGGTCGATCGAGGTGCTGAGCGTACCAAGCGAGAGGCCGAGGCGTGCCTCCTGCCCCTTGCCCAGCAGGTTACGCTCCTTGATCGCGATGTCACCGACGATGCCGGCGGTCGTCGAGTAACCGGCGCCGAACGAGATTTCGCCCGTGCTCTGCTCGACCACCTGGACTTCGAGGTTCGTCTTGTCCGGCGACGAACCCGGCGCGGCCGATACGTCGACTTTCTCGAAGAATCCCAGGTTCCGGAGGCGCTGCTGGCTGCGTCGGACCTTGGCTGTGCTGAACGCATCGCCTTCGGCCAGGCGAAACTCGCGCCGGATGACCTTATCGAGCGTACGGGTGTTGCCCGAGATGTTGATGCGCTCGACGTAGACGCGGGGGCCTTCCTGGACGTCGAAGATCACGTCGACGGTATCGTTGTCCTTGTTGCGCCGGATGTTCGGGCGCACTTCCACGAAGGCGTAGCCCAGCGAGCCCACCGCCTCCTGGATGTTGGAAACCGACTTCTCGATGGCATCGGCATCGAACCAGTCGCCCGGGGCGATGGTGAGGAAGGTCTGCAGAACGTCGGTATCGAGACCCTGGAAGCGGCTGGTGACGTCGACCTTGCCGAACTTGTAGCGCGGCCCCTCACTGATCGTGAAGGTGATGAAGAAGCCCTCGCGGTTGGGCGCCAGCTCAGCGACCGCAGAAACCACGCGGAAGTCGGCATACCCCTCGGACAGATAGAATTTGCGCAGAAGCTCGCGATCGAGGTTCAGCCGGTCCGGGTCGAAGCGGTCGTCCGACGACAGGAAACGCCACCAGGCACTCTCGGAGGTCCGGATCTTGCCGCGCAGCGTGCCGTCGCCGAAGGCCTCGTTGCCGACGAAGCTGATGCGCTTCACGCCGGTGACGTCGCCCTCGTTGATCTCGAAAACCAGGTCGACGCGGCCCTGCTCCAGGTTGATGACCTTGGGCTCGACGGAGGCATTGTAGCGGCCGCTGCGCCGGTAGATCGTCAGGATCCGATCGACGTCGGCCTGCACGCGCGCGCGGGTATAGACCTGACGAGGCTTCGACTGCACTTCGTCGCGCAGCTTGTCGTCCTCGATCTTGCTGTTCCCCTCGAACGCGACGCGATTGATGATCGGGTTCTCGGTCACCTTCACAACGAGGGTGGCCCCCTGCATCTCGATCACAACGTCCGAGAACAGCCCGGTCGCGAACAGCGCCTTCAGCGAGCGGTCGGCCGCGGCCGCGTCGAAAGGCTCCCCGACCTTGAGTTGCAGATAGGAGCGGATGGTTTCCGGCTCCGCGCGGACATTTCCCTGGATCTGAATTCCGGCAATCGTACCGCCGGCCGCAGCACCACGTTGGGCGTGTGCCGGCGCGCTCAAGGACAGGATTGCAACAATGGCCAGTACGGCCCAACGAAAGATCAAACTCACCCCCGGCGCCAGTCAGACCTGCCGATGGTCAAAAACGTGAACGCAGCTTTCTAGACCGGCAAGGGGTTCTAAGCCACCCCTTTTGTCCCCAGTTGCGAAGCAGCGCCAACGCCTCAACTCAGCGCAGCAAAAGCCTGATGTCATTGAAAGTTGCGATCAGCGCCATGCCGATCACCAGTGCGAATCCGAGCTTCAGTCCCACTTCCTGTGCGCGA
Proteins encoded in this window:
- the bamA gene encoding outer membrane protein assembly factor BamA, with protein sequence MSAPAHAQRGAAAGGTIAGIQIQGNVRAEPETIRSYLQLKVGEPFDAAAADRSLKALFATGLFSDVVIEMQGATLVVKVTENPIINRVAFEGNSKIEDDKLRDEVQSKPRQVYTRARVQADVDRILTIYRRSGRYNASVEPKVINLEQGRVDLVFEINEGDVTGVKRISFVGNEAFGDGTLRGKIRTSESAWWRFLSSDDRFDPDRLNLDRELLRKFYLSEGYADFRVVSAVAELAPNREGFFITFTISEGPRYKFGKVDVTSRFQGLDTDVLQTFLTIAPGDWFDADAIEKSVSNIQEAVGSLGYAFVEVRPNIRRNKDNDTVDVIFDVQEGPRVYVERINISGNTRTLDKVIRREFRLAEGDAFSTAKVRRSQQRLRNLGFFEKVDVSAAPGSSPDKTNLEVQVVEQSTGEISFGAGYSTTAGIVGDIAIKERNLLGKGQEARLGLSLGTLSTSIDLGFTEPYFMDRQVSAGFDLFRTSNDRQSVASYSDRSLGFALRGGWAYSEDIRQIVRYTLRQTDIYNVQPWASPLIQQSSGTQVVSEVSETILWDTRDVRLNTTKGFMVRNSIAAAGLIGTEQYLRTTADAVYYKSLFEDFVWSIGASAGLVLPYNGSYIRLNNLFFIGGDTMRGFTVGGIGPRDGNTTDSLGGQYYYTATTELSYPLPLIPKEVGLLGKAFVDIGSLWGVQAQSYGATSVLTSQLMRVSTGVGVQWVSPFGPIRIDYAVPIQYESWDKQQAVRFSFGTRF